In Synechococcus sp. HK05, one DNA window encodes the following:
- a CDS encoding membrane protein: protein MDGQLVQSIGTKALLAGAGTLLLYWTINAVKLVLNARGINPVIKQFFTQVASGRVDAAYLLTTKNYRSHVNRQQFIRFLAGLQLNKYRNLKSGRPRIQEDQITLTVKLKAENNDELPLDFTFVKVEEDWKVDRIQKAAA, encoded by the coding sequence ATGGACGGACAACTGGTGCAGTCGATCGGCACCAAGGCCCTGCTGGCCGGCGCCGGCACGCTGCTCCTCTACTGGACGATCAACGCCGTGAAGCTGGTGTTGAACGCGCGCGGGATCAACCCGGTGATCAAGCAGTTCTTCACCCAGGTAGCCTCCGGTCGGGTGGATGCGGCCTATCTGCTCACCACCAAGAACTACCGCTCCCACGTGAACCGGCAGCAGTTCATCCGCTTCCTGGCCGGGCTGCAGCTGAACAAATACCGCAACCTCAAGTCGGGCCGGCCGCGCATCCAGGAAGACCAGATCACCCTCACGGTGAAGCTCAAGGCTGAGAACAACGACGAGCTGCCCCTCGATTTCACCTTTGTGAAGGTGGAGGAGGACTGGAAGGTGGACCGAATCCAGAAAGCCGCCGCCTGA
- a CDS encoding SprT family zinc-dependent metalloprotease, which produces MPLVPLLPLFHRLNREHFSGELADADGQALVAVRWSDGRMRRSAGLYRFGRDRQGRSISEIVLSRPLLEPLPQEATLSTLCHEMIHAWVHRVVQADEVHGPHFRSRMAAINAAQRAFEVSVRHRFPVPSEPARWIASCPSCGLESPYRRRRPGVACRLCCERLHGGRWHASCQLVFTPAAA; this is translated from the coding sequence GTGCCCCTCGTCCCGCTGCTGCCGCTGTTTCATCGCCTTAACCGCGAACACTTCAGCGGTGAGCTGGCTGATGCCGATGGACAGGCTCTGGTGGCTGTGCGCTGGAGTGATGGGCGGATGCGCCGCAGCGCTGGCCTCTACCGCTTTGGCCGCGACCGTCAGGGCCGCTCGATCAGCGAGATCGTGCTCTCGCGGCCGCTGCTGGAGCCCCTGCCCCAGGAGGCCACCCTCAGCACCCTCTGCCACGAAATGATCCACGCCTGGGTGCATCGGGTGGTGCAGGCCGATGAGGTGCATGGGCCCCACTTCCGGAGCCGGATGGCGGCGATCAATGCAGCCCAGCGGGCGTTTGAAGTGAGCGTGCGCCACCGCTTCCCTGTGCCCAGTGAACCGGCGCGCTGGATCGCCTCCTGCCCCAGCTGCGGTCTGGAATCCCCCTATCGCCGCCGCCGACCTGGAGTGGCCTGCCGCTTGTGTTGCGAGCGGCTCCACGGCGGCCGCTGGCATGCCAGCTGTCAGCTGGTGTTCACGCCGGCGGCCGCCTAG
- a CDS encoding chorismate lyase, which produces MPPTELWPSPLPLWQAAPEAVAAGLGGELSGPWRLLLLGDGSPTRHLQSLTGIAVDVEVIAMEADNGQPQEAPTEVAELDQPLLRRQVWLRCGSQTLAWAESWWNQSEAERHLQERNQPIWRSLTAKRAELYREVDGLALVAAPRLEEGFGHPGPYWSRHYRFFRGGRELTVIREVFSPALERWLGPAQHTAS; this is translated from the coding sequence ATGCCCCCCACTGAGCTCTGGCCCTCCCCCCTGCCGCTTTGGCAGGCAGCCCCGGAGGCCGTAGCAGCCGGGCTCGGCGGCGAGCTCAGCGGCCCCTGGCGCCTCCTGCTCCTGGGCGATGGCAGCCCCACCCGCCATCTGCAATCGCTCACGGGCATTGCCGTGGACGTGGAGGTAATCGCCATGGAAGCCGACAACGGCCAGCCGCAGGAGGCGCCAACTGAAGTAGCCGAGCTGGATCAACCCTTGCTGCGCCGCCAGGTGTGGCTGCGCTGCGGCAGCCAGACCCTGGCCTGGGCAGAGAGCTGGTGGAACCAAAGCGAAGCCGAACGGCACCTGCAGGAACGCAACCAGCCGATCTGGCGCAGCCTCACCGCCAAACGCGCCGAGCTGTACCGCGAAGTGGATGGCCTCGCCTTGGTGGCGGCCCCTCGATTGGAGGAGGGATTCGGTCATCCGGGCCCCTACTGGAGCCGCCACTACCGGTTTTTCCGCGGCGGCCGTGAACTCACCGTGATCCGCGAGGTGTTCTCACCGGCATTGGAGCGCTGGCTGGGGCCCGCCCAACACACAGCTTCATAA